The Streptomyces sp. P9-A4 genome contains a region encoding:
- the yczR gene encoding aminotransferase-like domain-containing protein gives MEPIGHLPHPADDLVARLGRWSAGRGPLYLLLAARLRRLIDEGALPPGTPLPPDRRLARALAVGRTTVVAAYDVLRQEGRLVRRQGSGTRVTRAALAPEPEEETRTGPGAPPRVAETSNPLFLHLLEAPDDVLLLSCAAPTGPPPELAEAYRSLVLPEGDLGYHPAGLGALRTAVAARYSARGVPTEPGQILVTTGAQQGLSLLTRLLLAPGDGVLIEAPTYPGALDLVREAAAVPLPVAVGPDGLDVAEAIRVMEHHRPALAYVVARFQNPTGTVLPPLAGRRLVEAANALGVPLVDDEVLGDLAFAPRPEDRSLSSYGEVVSVGSLSKVVWGGLRIGWVRGPAPLIARLARLKALHDLGCDVPSQLAAARLLDDFAPVLAARLDSIRAGHAHLRGELARLLPSWSCAPATGGQTLWVRLPHGDGVSFAQLALRHGVAVLPGVTTDALGGSVRHLRLHFLLPPEQLSEAVRRLAAAWEEYGRGAGDACGPGIPYGPGSGIPYEPGSGIPYGPVRASLRAVTL, from the coding sequence ATGGAGCCAATCGGACACCTTCCCCACCCGGCCGACGACCTGGTCGCCCGGCTCGGCCGCTGGTCGGCCGGGCGCGGGCCGCTGTACCTGCTGCTCGCGGCCCGGCTGCGCCGGCTGATCGACGAGGGCGCGCTGCCGCCGGGCACGCCGCTGCCGCCGGACCGGCGGCTGGCGCGGGCCCTGGCCGTGGGCCGGACGACGGTGGTCGCCGCGTACGACGTACTGCGGCAGGAGGGACGGCTGGTACGGCGGCAGGGCAGCGGGACCCGGGTGACGCGGGCGGCGCTGGCGCCCGAGCCCGAGGAGGAGACGCGGACGGGCCCGGGGGCGCCGCCCCGGGTGGCCGAGACCTCGAACCCGCTGTTCCTGCACCTCCTGGAGGCGCCGGACGACGTGCTGCTGCTGAGCTGCGCCGCTCCCACCGGGCCGCCGCCCGAGCTGGCGGAGGCGTACCGCTCGCTGGTCCTGCCCGAAGGCGACCTCGGCTACCACCCGGCCGGACTCGGGGCGCTGCGGACGGCCGTCGCGGCCCGCTACTCGGCGCGCGGGGTGCCGACCGAGCCCGGCCAGATCCTGGTCACGACCGGCGCCCAGCAGGGGCTTTCGCTGCTCACCCGGCTGCTGCTCGCGCCCGGCGACGGGGTGCTCATCGAAGCGCCGACGTATCCGGGGGCGCTCGACCTGGTCCGGGAGGCCGCCGCCGTGCCCCTGCCGGTGGCGGTCGGGCCCGACGGACTGGACGTGGCGGAGGCGATCCGTGTGATGGAACACCACCGTCCCGCCCTGGCCTATGTGGTGGCCCGCTTCCAGAACCCGACGGGCACGGTCCTGCCGCCGCTCGCCGGGCGGCGGCTCGTGGAGGCGGCGAACGCGCTCGGGGTGCCGCTGGTGGACGACGAGGTACTGGGCGACCTGGCGTTCGCCCCGCGCCCGGAGGACCGTTCCCTCTCCTCGTACGGCGAGGTCGTCTCGGTCGGCTCGCTCTCCAAGGTCGTGTGGGGCGGCCTCCGGATCGGCTGGGTGCGCGGCCCCGCGCCGCTGATCGCCCGGCTCGCCCGGCTGAAGGCCCTGCACGACCTGGGCTGCGACGTGCCGTCCCAGCTCGCGGCGGCCCGGCTCCTCGACGACTTCGCGCCGGTCCTCGCCGCCCGCCTGGACTCCATCCGCGCGGGCCACGCGCATCTGCGCGGCGAGCTGGCCCGGCTGCTCCCGTCCTGGTCCTGCGCCCCGGCGACCGGCGGCCAGACGCTCTGGGTACGCCTCCCGCACGGCGACGGCGTCTCGTTCGCGCAGCTCGCCCTGCGCCACGGGGTGGCGGTCCTGCCGGGCGTGACGACCGACGCCCTCGGCGGCAGCGTCCGCCATCTGCGGCTGCACTTCCTGCTGCCCCCGGAGCAGTTGTCGGAGGCGGTACGGAGACTGGCGGCGGCGTGGGAGGAGTACGGGCGCGGGGCGGGCGATGCGTGCGGGCCGGGGATCCCGTACGGGCCCGGGTCGGGGATCCCGTACGAGCCGGGGTCGGGGATCCCGTACGGGCCCGTCCGGGCCTCCCTGCGCGCGGTCACCCTCTGA
- a CDS encoding bestrophin-like domain, whose amino-acid sequence MALLETLVVVLGVALVAALAVVAKTRLFPVGEDEEPREDVAEYIAMMVSVLYAIVLGLCLVSVWDTRSAAADNVQAEAGALHQTYLLADALPADRRQPLRDAARTYADHVVDVEWPVMEAREPLDASGWRLLEQLRKAGEVSDSANVPEQIAAQEVLAQLGYVDDARRGREAAAQERLSPVLWAGLLIGGTLTLAFMFLFGISRSTTHVVMVMGLAGFIAFTVLLIHQLDSPFGETLGATPDAFVRYFG is encoded by the coding sequence GTGGCCCTGCTCGAAACGCTCGTCGTCGTCCTCGGCGTCGCGCTCGTCGCCGCCCTCGCCGTCGTCGCCAAGACCAGGCTCTTCCCGGTCGGCGAGGACGAGGAACCGCGCGAGGACGTCGCCGAGTACATCGCCATGATGGTCTCGGTGCTCTACGCGATCGTGCTCGGCCTGTGCCTGGTGTCCGTCTGGGACACCCGGTCCGCCGCCGCCGACAACGTCCAGGCCGAGGCCGGCGCCCTGCACCAGACGTATCTGCTCGCGGACGCACTCCCCGCCGACCGCCGGCAGCCGCTGCGCGACGCGGCCCGGACGTACGCCGATCATGTCGTCGACGTCGAATGGCCCGTGATGGAGGCGCGCGAACCGCTCGACGCCTCCGGCTGGCGGCTGCTCGAACAGCTGCGGAAGGCCGGCGAGGTGTCGGACTCCGCGAACGTCCCCGAGCAGATCGCCGCCCAGGAGGTACTGGCCCAGCTCGGCTACGTCGACGACGCCCGCCGGGGCCGGGAGGCGGCAGCGCAGGAACGTCTCTCCCCCGTGCTGTGGGCGGGACTTCTCATCGGCGGCACGCTCACCCTCGCCTTCATGTTCCTCTTCGGGATCAGCCGGAGCACCACCCATGTGGTGATGGTGATGGGCCTGGCCGGCTTCATCGCCTTCACGGTGCTGCTGATCCATCAGCTCGACTCGCCCTTCGGCGAGACGCTCGGGGCGACCCCGGACGCGTTCGTCCGCTACTTCGGGTGA
- a CDS encoding carbon-nitrogen family hydrolase, with protein sequence MRASLIQIAVDPDEPVDARRARVGRLVRAESGHADLVVLPELWTVGAFASDLFAAESEPLNGPTHRAMADAARDAGVWLHAGSFVEAEGGALYNTSLVLSPDGELAASYRKIHRFGFDKGEAVMMAAGEDLVTVDLPHLTVGVGTCYDLRFPELFRGLVDAGAQAFVVPAGWPALRRAHWSLLARARAVENQAYVLACGTAGTHAGVEQAGHSIVVDPWGETLAEAGPDEEILRAVLDPAKVTTTREQFPALKDRVLGIATPPAGRRG encoded by the coding sequence GTGCGCGCCTCGCTGATCCAGATCGCGGTAGACCCGGACGAACCGGTCGACGCTCGTCGTGCCCGCGTGGGCCGCCTCGTAAGGGCGGAATCCGGCCACGCCGACCTTGTCGTCCTGCCCGAACTGTGGACCGTCGGAGCCTTCGCCTCCGACCTCTTCGCCGCCGAGTCCGAGCCGCTGAACGGCCCGACGCACCGGGCGATGGCGGACGCCGCCCGCGACGCCGGGGTCTGGCTGCACGCCGGCTCCTTCGTCGAGGCGGAGGGCGGCGCCCTCTACAACACCTCGCTCGTCCTCTCCCCCGACGGCGAACTCGCCGCCTCCTACCGCAAGATCCACCGCTTCGGCTTCGACAAGGGCGAGGCGGTGATGATGGCCGCCGGGGAGGACCTCGTCACCGTCGACCTGCCGCACCTCACCGTCGGCGTCGGCACCTGCTACGACCTGCGCTTCCCCGAACTCTTCCGCGGCCTCGTCGACGCCGGCGCGCAGGCCTTCGTCGTCCCGGCAGGCTGGCCCGCCCTCCGCCGCGCCCACTGGAGCCTGCTCGCCCGCGCCCGCGCGGTCGAGAACCAGGCGTACGTCCTCGCCTGCGGTACGGCGGGCACGCACGCGGGGGTGGAGCAGGCCGGCCACTCGATCGTCGTCGACCCCTGGGGGGAGACCCTCGCCGAGGCGGGCCCCGACGAGGAGATCCTGCGGGCCGTCCTCGACCCGGCGAAGGTCACGACGACCCGCGAACAGTTCCCGGCCCTGAAGGACCGGGTGCTCGGCATCGCGACGCCGCCGGCCGGTCGCCGGGGCTGA
- a CDS encoding CPBP family intramembrane glutamic endopeptidase, whose translation MSADLSPARRRLAWPWFLGVVVVYLAILQGLGALIGVDTGSKGQFATTEAILRNGLIPIGLSVLFGAAVVTWLGWWGDVMRYRVPVRRWVRFVPIAMLVAAVLGANYRNLADQPLSLVPSLIAMTLLVGVGEELMFRGIGVQVFKQAGFTEGKVALWSSLIFGLAHVSNAFGEGSQAIVQAVVVSTSGYFFYLCLRVGGTLLLPMLVHGLWDFGLISNSAGVDPEASPGMVLPILLQVALIVLVIVKRRSISPATGPDTENNADSNTGCDDEPRTPATRPTPGRH comes from the coding sequence GTGTCCGCAGACCTCTCCCCCGCCCGGCGGCGACTGGCCTGGCCGTGGTTCCTCGGCGTGGTCGTCGTCTACCTGGCGATCCTCCAGGGCCTCGGCGCGCTCATCGGCGTCGATACGGGCTCGAAGGGCCAGTTCGCGACCACCGAGGCGATCCTCCGCAACGGGCTGATCCCGATCGGCCTCTCGGTCCTCTTCGGCGCGGCGGTGGTCACCTGGCTCGGCTGGTGGGGCGATGTCATGCGCTACCGCGTACCGGTTCGGCGCTGGGTGCGCTTCGTGCCGATCGCGATGCTGGTCGCCGCCGTCCTCGGAGCGAACTACCGCAACCTGGCCGACCAGCCCCTCTCCCTCGTACCGAGCCTGATCGCGATGACCCTGCTGGTCGGCGTCGGCGAGGAGCTGATGTTCCGGGGCATCGGCGTGCAGGTCTTCAAGCAGGCCGGTTTCACCGAGGGCAAGGTCGCCCTGTGGTCCTCGCTGATCTTCGGCCTGGCGCACGTCAGCAACGCCTTCGGCGAGGGCTCGCAGGCGATCGTCCAGGCCGTGGTCGTCTCCACCTCCGGCTACTTCTTCTATCTGTGCCTGCGCGTCGGCGGAACGCTCCTGCTGCCCATGCTCGTCCACGGCCTGTGGGACTTCGGCCTGATCTCCAACTCGGCCGGCGTCGACCCCGAGGCGTCCCCGGGCATGGTGCTGCCGATCCTTCTCCAGGTCGCCCTGATCGTCCTCGTGATCGTCAAGCGCCGCTCGATCAGCCCCGCGACCGGCCCCGACACCGAAAACAACGCCGACAGCAACACCGGCTGCGACGACGAACCCCGGACCCCGGCCACCCGGCCGACCCCCGGCCGCCACTGA
- a CDS encoding NHL domain-containing thioredoxin family protein, giving the protein MNDSAPTAAPRRARVRAPELIGKGGWLNTGGDDLTLADLRGKIVLLDFWTFCCVNCLHVLDELRELEEKHRDTLVIVGVHSPKFVHEAEHQAVVDAVERYEVHHPVLDDPELATWKQYAVRAWPTLVVIDPEGYVVAQHAGEGHANAIRTLVEELEAEHGAKGTLRRGDGPYVAPEPVATDLRFPGKAILLPSGNLLVSDTTRHQLVELAADGETVVRRIGEGVFREPQGLVRLPDGRVVVADTVNHALRAYDPETGAIERIAGTGKQWWQGSPTSGPALDVDLSSPWDVAWWQGKVWIAMAGVHQLWTYDPATGTVEVAAGTTNEGLVDGPAAEAWFAQPSGLAATEDRLWVADSETSSLRWVEREADGYAVRTAVGTGLFDFGHRDGPAGQALLQHPLGVTALPDGSVAVSDTYNHALRRYDPASGEVTTLATDLREPSDAVLVDGDIVVVESARHRLTRLRLPEEAVQVEAVAHRTRREATEVAPGLLRLDVVFRAPTGQKLDERYGPSTRLLVSSTPPELLLGGEGTGTDLFRDLTLDPELTEGVLHVSAMAASCDDDPANEYPACHVHQQDWGVPVKITADGTARLPLILAGMDG; this is encoded by the coding sequence ATGAACGACTCCGCGCCCACCGCCGCGCCCCGCCGTGCCCGTGTCCGCGCCCCCGAGCTGATCGGCAAGGGCGGCTGGCTCAACACGGGCGGAGACGACCTCACCCTCGCCGACCTGCGGGGAAAGATCGTTCTGCTGGATTTTTGGACCTTCTGCTGTGTGAACTGCCTGCACGTCCTCGACGAGCTGCGTGAGCTGGAGGAGAAGCATCGGGACACCCTCGTGATCGTCGGGGTGCACTCGCCGAAGTTCGTGCATGAGGCCGAGCATCAGGCCGTCGTCGATGCCGTCGAGCGGTACGAGGTGCACCACCCCGTACTGGACGACCCCGAGCTGGCCACCTGGAAGCAGTACGCCGTACGGGCCTGGCCGACGCTCGTCGTCATCGACCCCGAGGGGTATGTCGTCGCCCAGCACGCCGGCGAGGGCCACGCCAACGCGATCCGCACCCTCGTCGAGGAGCTGGAGGCCGAGCACGGCGCCAAGGGCACGCTGCGGCGCGGTGACGGCCCCTACGTGGCCCCCGAGCCCGTCGCCACCGACCTCCGCTTCCCCGGCAAGGCGATCCTGCTGCCCTCCGGGAACCTCCTGGTCTCCGACACCACCCGGCACCAGCTCGTCGAGCTGGCGGCCGACGGCGAGACCGTCGTCCGCCGCATCGGCGAGGGCGTCTTCCGGGAGCCCCAGGGTCTCGTACGGCTGCCCGACGGCAGGGTCGTCGTCGCCGACACCGTGAACCACGCCCTGCGCGCGTACGACCCGGAGACCGGCGCGATCGAGCGGATCGCCGGCACCGGCAAGCAGTGGTGGCAGGGCTCCCCGACCTCCGGGCCCGCCCTGGACGTCGACCTGTCCTCGCCGTGGGACGTGGCCTGGTGGCAGGGCAAGGTGTGGATCGCCATGGCCGGCGTCCACCAGCTGTGGACGTACGACCCGGCCACCGGGACCGTCGAGGTCGCGGCCGGCACCACCAACGAGGGGCTCGTCGACGGCCCCGCCGCCGAGGCCTGGTTCGCGCAGCCCTCCGGGCTCGCCGCCACCGAGGACCGCCTCTGGGTCGCCGACTCCGAGACCAGCTCCCTGCGCTGGGTCGAGCGGGAGGCCGACGGTTACGCCGTCCGCACCGCCGTCGGCACCGGCCTCTTCGACTTCGGGCACCGCGACGGCCCGGCCGGGCAGGCCCTGCTCCAGCACCCGCTGGGCGTCACCGCCCTGCCCGACGGCTCGGTCGCCGTCAGCGACACGTACAACCACGCCCTGCGCCGCTACGACCCCGCGAGCGGCGAGGTCACCACCCTCGCCACCGACCTGCGCGAGCCCAGCGACGCGGTCCTCGTCGACGGGGACATCGTGGTCGTCGAGTCCGCCCGGCACCGGCTCACCCGGCTGCGGCTCCCGGAGGAGGCCGTCCAGGTCGAGGCGGTCGCCCATCGCACCCGCCGCGAGGCCACCGAGGTCGCCCCCGGCCTGCTCCGGCTCGACGTGGTCTTCCGGGCCCCCACGGGCCAGAAGCTCGACGAGCGGTACGGCCCCTCGACCCGCCTCCTGGTCTCCTCGACCCCGCCGGAACTGCTGCTCGGCGGCGAGGGCACGGGCACGGACCTCTTCCGTGACCTGACCCTCGACCCGGAGCTGACCGAAGGCGTCCTGCACGTCTCCGCGATGGCGGCCTCCTGCGACGACGACCCCGCCAACGAGTACCCGGCCTGCCACGTCCACCAGCAGGACTGGGGCGTCCCGGTGAAGATCACGGCGGACGGCACGGCCCGCCTCCCGCTGATCCTGGCGGGCATGGACGGCTGA
- a CDS encoding LURP-one-related/scramblase family protein, giving the protein MKYLVRDKIFAIGDDYWIEDEQGRHAFLVDGKALRLRDTLELKDPDGHVLVTLRQKMFSLRDAMTIERDERPLATVRRKRLSLLRNHYRVALVEGTELDVSGRILDREFTVEYEGELLAHISRRWFHVRETYAVNVVREDADAALQIAVAVCVIRMAERERGDD; this is encoded by the coding sequence ATGAAATATCTCGTACGGGACAAGATCTTCGCGATCGGCGACGACTACTGGATCGAGGACGAGCAGGGCCGCCACGCCTTCCTCGTCGACGGCAAGGCGCTGCGGCTGCGCGACACCCTGGAGCTGAAGGACCCCGACGGGCACGTCCTCGTGACCCTGCGGCAGAAGATGTTCAGCCTGCGGGACGCCATGACGATCGAGCGGGACGAGCGCCCGCTCGCGACCGTCCGCCGCAAACGGCTCTCGCTGCTCCGCAACCACTACCGGGTGGCCCTCGTCGAGGGCACCGAACTGGACGTCAGCGGCCGGATCCTGGACCGGGAGTTCACCGTCGAGTACGAGGGCGAACTCCTGGCCCACATCTCCCGGCGGTGGTTCCACGTCCGCGAGACCTACGCGGTGAACGTGGTCCGCGAGGACGCCGACGCGGCGCTCCAGATCGCGGTGGCGGTGTGCGTGATCCGGATGGCCGAGCGGGAGCGCGGGGACGACTAG
- a CDS encoding trans-sulfuration enzyme family protein encodes MSPADSAPSAEPAASAAPPVGGASPLGGSGCPRPETLAVHPPHVEITGSRPLGVPLHQGHVFAFDSADALAAAFTATDAFMYSRHGNPTVRTLEDAVARLEGGAAGLSFASGMGAVNAVLLGLLGSGDHVIAQTCLYGGTYAVLTDLATRWGVDVTYVSGTDPEEVRAALRPETRLLYLETVANPTTRVSDLPALAAVAAEAGVPVAVDNTFASPLLCRPIDHGADIVVHSATKYLSGHADVLGGVVVFKDAELYHRVRHHSVEQGASTDPFAAWLTLRGMQTLSLRMERQCASAADLAARLSAHPAVAAVRHPALASHPDRAVAERLLPAGGGGVISVDLAGGREAGRTFVEAVRLASLSVSLGDVKTLVMHPASTSHHQLDAAALAAAGIGPGTVRISVGIEHVEDLWEDLEQALGKAGTL; translated from the coding sequence ATGAGCCCTGCCGACTCCGCACCGTCCGCCGAACCCGCCGCCTCCGCCGCCCCTCCCGTGGGAGGCGCCTCGCCCCTGGGAGGCTCGGGCTGCCCCCGTCCCGAGACCCTCGCCGTCCACCCGCCGCACGTCGAGATCACCGGCAGCAGGCCCCTCGGCGTCCCCCTCCACCAGGGGCACGTCTTCGCCTTCGACTCGGCCGACGCGCTCGCCGCCGCCTTCACCGCCACCGACGCGTTCATGTACAGCCGTCACGGCAACCCCACCGTCCGCACCCTTGAGGACGCCGTCGCCCGCCTCGAAGGCGGCGCCGCCGGCCTCTCCTTCGCCTCCGGCATGGGCGCGGTGAACGCCGTCCTCCTCGGTCTGCTCGGCTCCGGCGATCACGTCATCGCCCAGACCTGCCTGTACGGCGGTACGTACGCGGTCCTCACCGACCTCGCCACCCGCTGGGGCGTCGACGTCACCTACGTCTCCGGCACCGACCCGGAGGAGGTGCGGGCGGCCCTGCGCCCGGAGACCCGGCTCCTCTACCTGGAGACCGTCGCCAATCCCACCACCCGGGTCTCCGACCTGCCCGCGCTCGCCGCCGTCGCCGCCGAGGCGGGGGTGCCCGTCGCCGTCGACAACACCTTCGCCTCGCCGCTCCTCTGCCGCCCGATCGACCACGGCGCCGACATCGTCGTGCACTCGGCGACGAAGTACCTGTCCGGGCACGCGGACGTCCTCGGCGGCGTCGTCGTCTTCAAGGACGCCGAGCTGTACCACCGGGTCCGCCACCACTCCGTCGAACAGGGCGCGTCCACCGACCCGTTCGCCGCCTGGCTGACCCTGCGCGGGATGCAGACCCTGTCGCTGCGGATGGAACGCCAGTGCGCGAGCGCCGCCGACCTCGCGGCCCGGCTGTCCGCGCACCCGGCGGTCGCCGCCGTCCGCCACCCGGCCCTGGCGAGCCACCCGGACCGGGCCGTCGCGGAGCGGCTGCTGCCCGCCGGGGGCGGCGGGGTGATCTCGGTGGATCTCGCGGGCGGCCGGGAGGCGGGCCGTACCTTCGTCGAGGCGGTACGGCTCGCGTCCCTCAGCGTCTCCCTCGGCGATGTGAAGACCCTGGTGATGCACCCGGCCTCCACCTCGCACCACCAGCTCGACGCGGCGGCCCTGGCGGCGGCGGGGATCGGTCCCGGCACGGTCAGGATCTCGGTGGGCATCGAGCACGTGGAGGACCTGTGGGAGGACCTGGAACAGGCGCTGGGCAAGGCCGGCACCCTCTAG